In Armatimonadota bacterium, the DNA window CGGCCGCGCAGCGCCGCCCGCAGGTTGAGGTCCACCAGGTCCTGCGCCTTGCGGGCGAACCGCTCCTCCAGCAACGCCCGCAGGTAGTGCTGGTCCATGTCGAACTCCAGCAGGCGGAAGAGCGCGCCCACAACCACCATGTTCTTCACCACTTCCCGCTTCAGCTCGCGCAGGGCGATATGCCGGGCGGGCAGGGGGAAGACGCGGACGCCGCGGGCCTCCAGCGCCTCCGTGGGCACGGTTCCCGTGGAGGCGTCGTAGAGGAGCACGCCGCCGTCCCGCAGGTGGGCGCCGTGCCGCAGGATGGTGTCGCGGTTGGGCTGCTGCGGCGCGTCGGGGTTGGAGTCGAACTCCAGGGCCACCAGGATGTCCACCTGGTCGTCGCCGTGGGAAAGCGGCGGTTCCTCACAGATGAGCAGGGGGTCAAACTGGTGCGCGCCGTAGATGGTGGAGGCGTAGTTGCGCTCGTTGGCCAGGACATGCAGTCCCGCCCGGGTGGCGATGCGCCCCACCACATCTACCACCGTGCCCACCCCGTCCCGCAGCTGGACGCCCCCCACCAGCACCTTGAGACGGCCCGCCACCACATCCTCCTTCCCGGTCGACGCTCTGAGACGAACGGGCCTCTGGGCCGCACAATCCCAGAGGCCCCATCCATGTAAGAACTATAGCACGGCGGGCAAGGGAAACGGCCGGGCCTCCTCGAAACGGAGGGTGCGGTCCTGGATGCAGCGCGACCTCCGCGAGCGGTACGAAGAGGACCTGGCCCTGGTGCGCGGCGCACCCGCCTGGCTGGCGCTGGCCGCTGCCCTGGGCGGGCTGGCCATACTACCGTGGGTTGCGCCTGGCTACGTGGTCTTCACCGCCGTCCTGGTGGCGGTGAACACCATCATCGCCGTGGGCCTGAACCTGCTCACCGGCTACACCGGGCAGATTTCCCTGGGGCACGCCGGCTTCGTGGCCATCGGCGCCTACACCGCCGGGCTGCTCATGGGCCGGCTGGGCGCTCCCTGGTGGACGGCCTGGCCGGCCGCCGGACTGGCGGCGGCGGCGTTTGGCTTCCTGGTGGGGCTGCCGGCACTGCGCCTCACCGGCCCCTACCTGACCATCGCCACGCTAGGGTTTGGCATCGTCGTGCACCAGGTGCTGACCAACTGGGAGGCGCTGTCTGGAGGACGGATGGGCCTGCCCGTGCCGCCGCTGGCGTGGGGGCCGGAATGGCTGAGTGCGCAGCAGCGACTGTACTACCTGGCCGTCGCCAGTGCTGTCTTCCTGATCTGGGTAGCCACGAACCTGACGCGGTCTCAGGTGGGGCGGGCCTTTGTAGCCCTGCGTGACAGCGACATCGCCGCGGAGGTGGTGGGGGTCAACCTGACGCGGTACAAGACCCTGGCCTTCGCCGTCAGCGCCTGCTACGCCGGGGTGGCCGGCGCCATCTTCGCCCAGGCGCTGCGCCACCTGGAGCCGCAGAGCTTCACCCTGATGGAGTCCATCCTGTACTTCGCCATGATCGTGGTGGGAGGGCTGGGCAGCATTCCGGGCTCGGTGATCGGTGCCGTGGTACTCACGCTGCTGCCGCAGCAGCTCACCCTGCTGCGGGAATGGGTACCGGTCATCTTCGGTACCGCCATCATCCTGATGATGGTCATCGAGCCGCGCGGCCTCTACGGTCGCTGGCTGCGCATCCGGCTCTACTTCAAGACCTGGCCCCTGTGAGCTGGAGGCCGCGGCGATGGTGGAGCTGGTGCAGCTGATTGTGGGAGGGTTGAGCGCCGGGACCCTCTACGGGCTGGTGGCGCTGGGCATAGTCCTGCTCTACCGCTCCTCCCGCGTCCTGAACTTCGCCCACGGCGACCTGGCCACGCTGGCCGCCTTCGTGGCCTTCACCCTCCTGGTGCGCCTGCAGCCGTCCGGGTTGCTCCCGGGTCCGCTCCAGGTCCGCTGGCATCTCTTCCTGGCGGCGGCGGCGGGCAGCCTGCTGGTCGCCGCGCTGGTGGGGGCGGCGTTCTACTTCGTGATCATCCGGCCGGTGAAGGAAGCCACCATTCTGGGGAGGATCGTCGTCACCCTGGGCCTGGCCCTGGTCGTCAATGGTGGCGTCGTCCTCCTCTGGGGCGCGGACACCAAGGTCTTCCCCTTCCCCCTGTCCGATGTCCGCGTCCACCGCCTGGGGGGCGTGGTCATCAGCCAGCTCAGCCTGGGCCTGACCGCCGCCGGCCTGGCCCTGGTGCTCCTTCTCTACCTGCTGGTGCAGCGCACACGCGTCGGCCTGGCCATGCGCGCCGTGGCCCAGGATCTGGGGGCGGCGCAGGCGCTGGGCATCCCCTCCCGGCGCATCTTCGCCATCACCTGGGGGCTGGCCGGTGCGCTGGGCGCGGCTGCGGGCATCCTGGCCGCCCCGGTGACCCTGCTGGACCCCTTCATGATGCTTGACCCCTTCCTTAAGGGGTTTGCCGCGGCGGTGCTGGGCGGCATGGACAGCCTCCCCGGCGCTGTGCTGGGCGGCTGGCTTCTTGGCCTGGCGGAAGGCCTCTTTGCCGGCTACATCTCCTTCAAGTTCAAGACCACCCTGGCCTTCCTAATCATCGTCCTTACGC includes these proteins:
- a CDS encoding branched-chain amino acid ABC transporter permease, whose protein sequence is MQRDLRERYEEDLALVRGAPAWLALAAALGGLAILPWVAPGYVVFTAVLVAVNTIIAVGLNLLTGYTGQISLGHAGFVAIGAYTAGLLMGRLGAPWWTAWPAAGLAAAAFGFLVGLPALRLTGPYLTIATLGFGIVVHQVLTNWEALSGGRMGLPVPPLAWGPEWLSAQQRLYYLAVASAVFLIWVATNLTRSQVGRAFVALRDSDIAAEVVGVNLTRYKTLAFAVSACYAGVAGAIFAQALRHLEPQSFTLMESILYFAMIVVGGLGSIPGSVIGAVVLTLLPQQLTLLREWVPVIFGTAIILMMVIEPRGLYGRWLRIRLYFKTWPL
- a CDS encoding branched-chain amino acid ABC transporter permease, with amino-acid sequence MVELVQLIVGGLSAGTLYGLVALGIVLLYRSSRVLNFAHGDLATLAAFVAFTLLVRLQPSGLLPGPLQVRWHLFLAAAAGSLLVAALVGAAFYFVIIRPVKEATILGRIVVTLGLALVVNGGVVLLWGADTKVFPFPLSDVRVHRLGGVVISQLSLGLTAAGLALVLLLYLLVQRTRVGLAMRAVAQDLGAAQALGIPSRRIFAITWGLAGALGAAAGILAAPVTLLDPFMMLDPFLKGFAAAVLGGMDSLPGAVLGGWLLGLAEGLFAGYISFKFKTTLAFLIIVLTLMLRPEGLLGREYRRRV